The Nitrospinaceae bacterium genome window below encodes:
- the infC gene encoding translation initiation factor IF-3: protein MIRVKEVSVIGDDGEQMGVFPTEEAINIAQDQNLDLVEVAPQANPPVCRIMDFGKFKYRQSKRAHEAKKNQKIVHLKEVKFRPNTDQHDYDFKLKHVIRFLEAGDKAKVVIFFKGREIVHRENGEKLLERVVTDTEEIAMVESAAKQEGRTLVMILAPKGKKKGQ, encoded by the coding sequence ATGATTCGGGTCAAAGAAGTCAGTGTGATCGGCGACGACGGAGAGCAAATGGGAGTGTTTCCCACGGAAGAGGCTATCAATATCGCGCAAGATCAAAATTTGGACCTTGTGGAAGTGGCTCCTCAGGCAAATCCTCCGGTTTGCCGGATTATGGATTTCGGCAAGTTCAAATACCGTCAGAGCAAACGAGCCCACGAGGCCAAGAAAAATCAGAAAATCGTACACCTGAAAGAAGTCAAGTTTAGGCCCAATACCGACCAGCATGACTACGATTTTAAGCTAAAACACGTCATACGGTTTCTTGAAGCGGGAGACAAAGCCAAAGTCGTGATCTTTTTCAAGGGCCGGGAAATCGTTCACCGCGAAAACGGTGAAAAACTGCTCGAACGGGTTGTGACCGACACGGAAGAAATTGCCATGGTTGAGTCCGCCGCAAAACAGGAAGGCCGGACGCTGGTCATGATCCTTGCCCCGAAGGGTAAAAAAAAGGGCCAATGA
- the rpmI gene encoding 50S ribosomal protein L35 — MPKMKTNKGAAKRFRKTGTGKIKFNSAYTSHILTSKSTKRKRNLRKSKIMAPGDAKRIKVMLPY; from the coding sequence ATGCCCAAAATGAAAACCAACAAAGGCGCTGCCAAGCGTTTCAGAAAAACCGGTACAGGGAAGATAAAATTTAACAGCGCCTATACCAGCCATATTCTGACGAGCAAAAGCACCAAGAGGAAAAGAAATTTAAGAAAATCCAAGATCATGGCCCCGGGAGACGCCAAACGCATTAAAGTCATGCTGCCCTACTAG
- the rplT gene encoding 50S ribosomal protein L20, with protein MPRAVNGTVSRRRRKKVLKMASGYRSIRSRAYRKARESVEKGLTYAYRDRKVRKRDFRRLWIARINAAVRANGLTYSKFMHGLKLANIDLDRKVLSDLAIHNQDAFQALTKTAQAQLA; from the coding sequence ATGCCCCGCGCAGTAAATGGTACCGTTTCAAGAAGAAGAAGAAAAAAAGTACTCAAAATGGCCTCCGGTTACCGGAGCATCCGCAGCCGAGCCTATCGAAAAGCCAGAGAGTCCGTTGAAAAGGGGCTGACCTACGCCTACCGGGATCGCAAAGTACGTAAACGCGATTTTCGACGCCTGTGGATCGCCCGTATCAATGCTGCCGTCAGGGCCAACGGATTGACCTACAGCAAATTCATGCACGGCTTGAAACTTGCCAATATCGACCTGGACCGCAAAGTTCTTTCCGACCTTGCCATCCACAACCAGGACGCGTTTCAGGCGTTGACCAAAACCGCCCAGGCCCAGCTGGCTTGA
- the pheS gene encoding phenylalanine--tRNA ligase alpha subunit, which yields MIEKIQQHRQEFDNQINDSSSLSQLKQIRIDFLGKKGCISQIMKDLRDLPAEEKPLLGKYINGLKSHIEQTLEAKTQALEQKGQGIPESLKGFDPSLPGRKEIPGSIHPISQILEEITSIFFSLGFQVEEGPEIESDYYNFEALNIPKDHPARDMQDTFYIDDEVVLRTHTSPVQIHVMENQEPPLRIIAPGKVYRCDSDISHTPMFHQIEGLMIDENISFSHLKGVINIFVHQVFGKDTQTRFRPSFFPFTCPSAEVDIQCVMCSGKGCRVCSQSGWLEILGAGMVDPAVFKAVNYDSEKWTGFAFGMGIERIAMLKYGINDIRLFFENDLRFLKQF from the coding sequence ATGATTGAAAAAATCCAGCAGCACCGACAGGAATTTGATAATCAAATTAACGACAGTTCTTCCCTCAGCCAGTTAAAACAGATTCGCATCGATTTTCTCGGGAAAAAAGGCTGTATCTCTCAGATCATGAAAGACCTGCGCGATCTGCCAGCCGAAGAAAAACCTCTCCTGGGAAAGTATATCAACGGGCTAAAAAGTCACATCGAACAAACCCTGGAGGCAAAAACCCAGGCACTGGAACAAAAAGGCCAGGGAATTCCGGAGTCTCTCAAAGGCTTCGACCCCAGCCTCCCCGGAAGAAAAGAAATCCCTGGGTCCATCCACCCCATCTCGCAAATTTTAGAGGAAATCACCTCGATTTTTTTCAGTCTGGGATTTCAGGTAGAAGAAGGGCCCGAAATAGAATCCGATTATTACAATTTCGAAGCCTTGAATATTCCAAAGGATCACCCGGCCCGGGACATGCAGGACACTTTCTATATCGATGATGAGGTGGTTTTACGCACACACACTTCTCCCGTGCAAATCCACGTCATGGAAAACCAGGAACCTCCTCTGCGCATCATCGCACCGGGGAAAGTGTACCGCTGTGATTCGGATATCTCCCACACACCGATGTTTCACCAGATCGAAGGGTTGATGATCGACGAAAACATTTCCTTCAGCCATCTCAAAGGCGTGATCAACATATTCGTTCATCAGGTATTTGGAAAAGACACTCAGACTCGTTTCCGGCCAAGCTTTTTTCCCTTCACCTGTCCCAGCGCCGAGGTGGACATTCAGTGCGTCATGTGTTCCGGGAAAGGCTGCCGCGTGTGTTCACAATCCGGTTGGCTGGAAATTCTTGGCGCGGGGATGGTGGACCCGGCGGTGTTTAAAGCTGTGAACTACGATTCTGAAAAATGGACCGGCTTCGCCTTCGGAATGGGCATCGAACGCATCGCCATGCTCAAGTACGGAATCAACGACATTCGCCTGTTTTTTGAGAACGACCTAAGGTTTCTCAAACAGTTTTAG
- a CDS encoding methyl-accepting chemotaxis protein: MNQMNRPSMESIYKEPTTSSHSQNQTRNLRWTIRKKMIMILLLGSLIPLGVFAWFSMAQISQALVNINKDRLVSLREEKKLQIENYFKQIEGQVLTFSESRMMVDAVQKFTSGFGALEAQSVSLYGSGEESRLAERYRYQQKNTPGAPSDAVSRWLPKNATSKLLQSLYISENPHPIGEKEKLDAASDSSTYSQIHQKYHPIIRDYLEKFGYYDIFLVEPDTGYIVYSVFKEVDYATSLKDGPYADTGIGRAFKAALNSNKSDFVVLDDFAPYSPSYNGAAAFIASPIFEGEKKVGVLIFQAPIDRIDAVMTSNKAWKKVGLGDSGEVYMVGSDFKMRNNSRFLIEQPEAYFKALAEIGVEKALAEKSEALKTSIGMNAIKTQGTEAALKGESGFAIYEDYRGSLVLGAYSPLDILGLQWGILAEIDEAEAFATRDALRTFTSYIIFALIAVLVVGAMFVAGWFSKPILNLVSRAGDIADGNLKQDKLVINSSDELGLLGNIFNRMSDQLKGFIDNSEEILNGSRKEVGPGFSGDFNVSLSRMLDQAVEKQKADAETARISQIVESMTTNIMYADRELKIQYVNPASAKTFKQIEHLLPVKADQVLGQCIDVFHQKPEHQRKFLADPKNLPHHTQIHLGDEILDLNVAAISDQSGELIGYMAGWGVVTELVNNERNAKEAAEREQKHAEDLRTKVDSMLEVVSAAAEGDLTQEVSVSGSDAIGRMGEGLSAFLKKMRTNVQAIGHNAETLASSSEEMTSVSQQMAGNAEETAAQSGVVSAASEEVSKNVQTVATGAEEMSASIKEISQNATEASRVASEAVRVAESTNTTISKLGESSAEIGQVVKVITSIAEQTNLLALNATIEAARAGEAGKGFAVVANEVKDLANQTAKATEEISGKIGAIQSDTQNSVTAIAEISEVINKISDISNTIASAVEEQTATTAEIGRNVGEAARGTSEIAQNITGVAQAAQSTTQGATDTQNASAELSKMAAELQSLVSQFKV, encoded by the coding sequence ATGAATCAAATGAACCGGCCCTCGATGGAATCTATTTATAAAGAGCCCACCACTTCGAGCCACTCCCAGAACCAAACCCGCAATTTACGCTGGACCATTCGCAAAAAAATGATCATGATCCTTTTGCTAGGCAGTTTGATCCCGCTCGGAGTATTTGCCTGGTTTTCGATGGCTCAGATAAGTCAAGCCCTCGTAAATATAAATAAAGATCGTCTGGTATCGCTTCGGGAGGAAAAGAAGCTCCAGATCGAAAATTACTTCAAGCAGATCGAGGGGCAGGTCCTCACGTTTTCTGAAAGCCGGATGATGGTTGATGCTGTGCAAAAGTTTACTTCCGGGTTTGGGGCATTGGAAGCCCAATCGGTGAGCCTATACGGATCGGGAGAAGAAAGCCGTCTTGCAGAGCGCTATCGATACCAGCAAAAAAATACCCCCGGTGCTCCCAGCGATGCGGTCTCGCGCTGGCTTCCGAAGAATGCGACTTCCAAATTATTGCAATCCCTTTATATTTCCGAAAATCCCCATCCCATTGGGGAAAAAGAGAAGTTGGATGCAGCTTCCGACTCCAGCACCTATAGCCAAATCCATCAAAAATACCACCCCATCATTCGTGATTATCTGGAAAAATTCGGTTACTACGATATTTTTCTGGTGGAGCCGGATACAGGATATATCGTGTATTCCGTGTTCAAGGAGGTGGACTACGCCACCAGTTTGAAGGATGGACCTTATGCCGACACCGGAATCGGGCGGGCTTTTAAAGCGGCGTTGAACTCAAACAAAAGTGACTTTGTCGTTCTCGATGACTTTGCTCCCTATTCACCTTCTTACAATGGGGCGGCGGCTTTCATTGCCTCGCCAATTTTTGAAGGCGAGAAAAAAGTCGGAGTTCTCATTTTTCAAGCGCCCATCGACCGGATCGATGCGGTGATGACCAGTAACAAAGCATGGAAAAAAGTGGGTCTGGGCGATTCCGGTGAAGTGTACATGGTTGGGTCCGATTTTAAAATGCGCAACAATTCGCGTTTTTTGATCGAACAGCCGGAAGCCTATTTCAAGGCGTTGGCAGAGATCGGGGTGGAAAAAGCTCTGGCAGAGAAATCCGAGGCGTTGAAAACCTCCATTGGAATGAATGCGATCAAAACCCAGGGAACCGAGGCGGCTCTTAAGGGCGAAAGCGGCTTTGCTATTTATGAGGATTACCGGGGGTCGCTGGTTCTCGGGGCCTACAGCCCTCTCGATATTCTGGGATTGCAGTGGGGAATCCTGGCGGAGATCGACGAGGCGGAGGCTTTCGCGACTCGGGACGCCCTGAGAACATTTACCTCTTACATTATTTTCGCACTCATTGCTGTTTTGGTTGTTGGAGCCATGTTTGTCGCAGGTTGGTTTTCAAAGCCTATTTTAAACCTGGTTTCCCGCGCCGGCGATATAGCGGACGGCAACTTGAAACAGGATAAACTGGTGATCAATTCTTCTGATGAGCTGGGTCTATTGGGCAATATATTTAATCGAATGTCGGATCAACTGAAAGGCTTTATCGACAACTCGGAAGAGATTTTAAACGGTAGCCGTAAGGAGGTCGGTCCAGGGTTCAGTGGCGACTTTAATGTTTCACTTTCCAGGATGCTGGATCAGGCCGTGGAAAAACAAAAAGCCGACGCGGAAACCGCCAGGATCAGCCAGATCGTCGAAAGTATGACGACCAATATCATGTACGCCGACCGGGAATTGAAAATTCAGTATGTAAACCCGGCTTCTGCAAAAACCTTTAAGCAAATCGAACATCTTTTGCCCGTTAAGGCCGATCAAGTCCTGGGTCAATGTATCGATGTTTTCCACCAAAAACCGGAGCACCAGCGCAAGTTTCTGGCGGACCCTAAAAACCTCCCACATCATACCCAGATCCATTTGGGTGATGAGATTCTCGATCTCAACGTTGCCGCCATTTCCGACCAGAGTGGGGAACTCATCGGCTATATGGCGGGCTGGGGGGTGGTCACGGAACTGGTGAATAACGAAAGAAACGCTAAAGAAGCGGCTGAGCGCGAACAGAAACATGCAGAAGATTTGAGGACCAAGGTCGACAGCATGCTGGAGGTGGTGTCCGCGGCGGCCGAAGGCGACCTGACCCAGGAAGTCTCGGTCAGCGGCAGTGACGCCATTGGGCGGATGGGAGAAGGTTTATCAGCGTTTCTGAAAAAGATGAGAACCAATGTTCAGGCCATCGGGCACAATGCAGAAACGCTTGCCTCCTCATCCGAGGAAATGACATCGGTCAGCCAGCAAATGGCAGGCAACGCGGAAGAGACCGCGGCGCAGTCGGGTGTGGTTTCCGCAGCTTCTGAAGAGGTCAGTAAAAACGTGCAGACGGTCGCCACCGGCGCTGAAGAAATGAGCGCCAGCATCAAGGAGATTTCGCAAAATGCCACTGAGGCGTCGCGAGTTGCCAGCGAAGCAGTGAGAGTCGCGGAATCGACCAATACGACGATCAGTAAACTGGGTGAGAGTTCGGCGGAGATCGGGCAGGTGGTGAAAGTCATCACATCCATTGCAGAACAGACGAATCTGCTGGCCTTGAACGCTACGATTGAGGCGGCAAGAGCGGGTGAAGCAGGTAAGGGGTTTGCGGTGGTTGCAAATGAGGTGAAGGATTTGGCCAACCAGACGGCCAAGGCTACTGAGGAGATCAGCGGTAAAATCGGCGCCATTCAGTCTGACACGCAAAACTCGGTCACAGCGATTGCAGAGATATCCGAGGTGATCAATAAGATCAGTGACATATCCAACACCATCGCCAGCGCGGTGGAAGAGCAGACGGCGACTACCGCAGAGATCGGTCGCAATGTCGGCGAGGCCGCCAGAGGCACCTCGGAGATTGCGCAAAATATCACGGGGGTTGCCCAGGCGGCGCAAAGCACCACTCAGGGCGCAACCGATACGCAGAATGCATCGGCTGAGCTGTCAAAAATGGCGGCGGAACTGCAGAGCCTGGTCAGTCAGTTTAAAGTGTAA
- the fabI gene encoding enoyl-[acyl-carrier-protein] reductase [NADH], with translation MSFLDLKGKTILLLGVANKKSVAYHIGQTLKEEGADVIYSVRSKDRKKSVLKLLGDAPVYVCDVENKEDIDRLRAEVGQDRQILHGMVHSIAFANYSSGNRPFHETEKADFLQSIDITCFSLIQLANAFKDLLDKKASIVTVSISTTRMAAENYGYMAPAKAALDSSLCFLAKSFSSFSNIRFNSVNAGLLKTSASAGIPGYIDSYLYAEQLTLRKKALTTPEVANTAVFLLSERSGGINAQGIVLDAGMSVNYFDQGIVKRAMKPE, from the coding sequence ATGAGTTTTCTGGATCTAAAAGGCAAGACGATTCTCCTTTTGGGGGTCGCCAACAAAAAGAGTGTGGCGTATCACATCGGCCAAACTTTAAAGGAGGAAGGCGCTGATGTGATTTACAGCGTGCGTTCCAAAGACCGCAAGAAATCCGTCCTCAAGCTCCTGGGCGACGCCCCTGTGTATGTGTGCGATGTAGAAAACAAGGAAGATATCGACCGTCTCAGAGCAGAGGTGGGGCAAGATCGACAAATTTTGCACGGGATGGTGCATTCCATCGCCTTCGCCAATTATTCAAGCGGCAACCGTCCCTTTCACGAAACAGAAAAGGCCGACTTTCTGCAATCCATCGACATCACCTGCTTTTCCCTGATACAGCTTGCCAACGCCTTTAAGGATCTACTGGATAAAAAGGCCTCGATCGTGACTGTTTCCATTTCCACAACACGCATGGCCGCTGAAAACTACGGTTACATGGCCCCGGCCAAGGCCGCCCTCGATTCCTCCCTGTGTTTTCTGGCAAAATCGTTCAGTTCCTTTTCTAATATCCGCTTCAACTCGGTCAATGCCGGTCTGCTCAAGACTTCCGCCTCCGCCGGGATTCCCGGTTACATCGATTCCTACCTCTACGCCGAACAACTCACCCTGCGGAAAAAAGCGTTGACCACTCCGGAGGTGGCGAATACGGCGGTGTTCTTACTCAGCGAGCGGTCCGGCGGCATCAATGCCCAGGGGATCGTCCTCGACGCCGGCATGTCCGTCAACTATTTCGACCAGGGCATCGTGAAGCGGGCAATGAAGCCTGAGTGA
- the fabZ gene encoding 3-hydroxyacyl-[acyl-carrier-protein] dehydratase FabZ, with protein MDGFLQYIPHRPPFLFVDRVVEATEDRIKTEKDVKQEEPFFEGHYPGRPIMPGVLILESVFQTGAILMGKGVESLENRIPVITRVNQAKFKHAVFPGDVMEIEVTVKERVEPACFLSGRVIVNSKTAVTVDFAVMLVEDIQ; from the coding sequence ATGGACGGTTTTCTGCAATATATTCCGCATCGTCCCCCCTTCCTGTTCGTGGATCGCGTGGTTGAAGCGACTGAAGACCGCATCAAAACCGAGAAAGATGTCAAACAGGAAGAGCCTTTTTTTGAGGGGCATTATCCTGGCCGGCCCATCATGCCGGGAGTGTTGATTCTGGAATCGGTGTTTCAGACAGGCGCCATTTTGATGGGAAAAGGCGTCGAGAGCCTGGAAAACCGTATCCCGGTGATCACGCGCGTGAATCAGGCCAAATTCAAGCATGCCGTTTTTCCGGGCGATGTGATGGAGATTGAAGTGACGGTCAAGGAACGGGTGGAGCCTGCGTGTTTCTTATCGGGCCGGGTTATTGTGAATTCCAAAACGGCGGTCACTGTCGATTTTGCCGTCATGCTGGTGGAAGACATCCAATGA
- a CDS encoding beta-ketoacyl-ACP reductase, with the protein MQFDFTGQTAIVIGGTRGIGRAVSEAFLTSGAKVIASYQSNDSAAQEFKDAHEDVANRLDLQKFDVSQYAEVEAFFQYVEKTHGAFHILVNSSGIRRDSVVGLMKESDWSQVIDTNLTGTFNVCKLAVQNLMRQRYGRIILITSPIGKFGFAGQSNYAASKAGQVAFTRSLSKEVASRKITVNCVSPGFIETDFIADLSEEQRKAYISQVPMKRFGTALDVAHSVLFLAAKESSYITGTVNEVTGGL; encoded by the coding sequence ATGCAATTTGATTTCACAGGCCAAACCGCCATTGTGATTGGCGGCACGCGGGGAATTGGGCGGGCGGTTTCCGAAGCTTTTCTTACATCCGGCGCGAAAGTGATCGCCTCCTACCAATCCAACGACTCTGCCGCCCAGGAGTTTAAAGACGCCCACGAGGACGTTGCCAACCGATTGGATCTCCAAAAATTCGATGTCAGCCAGTACGCCGAGGTTGAGGCATTTTTCCAGTATGTGGAAAAGACGCACGGTGCATTCCACATACTGGTCAACAGTTCGGGCATTCGGCGTGACTCGGTGGTGGGCTTGATGAAGGAATCGGATTGGAGCCAGGTGATCGATACCAATCTTACGGGTACGTTTAATGTCTGTAAACTGGCGGTGCAAAACCTCATGCGCCAGCGTTATGGCCGGATCATCCTGATCACTTCACCGATTGGGAAATTCGGGTTTGCCGGGCAGTCCAATTACGCCGCATCGAAGGCCGGGCAGGTGGCGTTTACACGCTCATTGTCAAAAGAAGTGGCGAGCCGCAAAATCACGGTCAACTGCGTGTCCCCAGGTTTTATAGAGACGGATTTTATTGCCGACCTTTCAGAGGAACAGCGGAAAGCCTATATCAGCCAGGTGCCCATGAAACGTTTTGGCACGGCTTTGGACGTGGCGCATTCGGTTTTATTTCTCGCCGCGAAAGAATCGTCTTATATCACCGGCACGGTCAACGAAGTCACCGGCGGTTTATAG
- a CDS encoding phytoene dehydrogenase: MARDWLKGAKSFYDVVVIGSGLAGMTSANLLARLGHRVLLAEHHYNLGGMATWFKRRGGHILDISLHGFPVGMIKTFRKYWTREIADSVIQLKGVHFDNPQFTLNTTFDKIDFTRILRDHFGIMKHVIDDFFTTVRGMNFYDDLVMTTGELFEKFFPGRKDVWRFLMEPITYANGSTLDDPALTYGIVFSNFMDKGVFTYQGGTDQLIKKMKKELLKNGVEIRNHCLVEKILIEDRAVQGVRINGKNIGCNTVLSNSNLLNTVHRLAGDENFTPEFIEEVKKVRLNNSSCQVYMGIRKGEKIDYRGDLLFSSDADEYNTEKILSQDVTSRTFSFYYPEIRPGTGRYSIVASTNAKYDDWAHLDEKNYQIEKNRLIENTLNSLEKYLPGVRKKIDHVEAATPKTFKRYTLHPSGTSFGTKFEGLKISRDLPKQISGLFHSGSVGIIMSGWLGAANYGVIVANEVDKFVRSMESKKELISASV; encoded by the coding sequence ATGGCAAGAGACTGGCTAAAGGGAGCGAAATCTTTTTATGACGTGGTCGTCATCGGCAGCGGCCTGGCGGGAATGACCTCGGCCAATCTTCTGGCACGTCTTGGCCATCGGGTTCTCCTGGCGGAACACCACTATAATCTGGGGGGCATGGCCACCTGGTTCAAACGCCGGGGCGGACACATCCTCGATATTTCCCTGCACGGATTTCCGGTGGGGATGATCAAAACCTTTCGCAAATACTGGACCCGCGAAATTGCGGATTCGGTCATCCAGCTCAAAGGGGTCCATTTCGACAACCCGCAGTTTACCCTGAACACGACATTCGACAAAATCGATTTCACCCGTATTTTGCGCGATCATTTCGGCATCATGAAACATGTGATCGACGATTTTTTCACGACCGTGCGAGGGATGAACTTTTATGACGATCTGGTCATGACCACCGGAGAATTGTTCGAAAAATTCTTTCCGGGCAGAAAAGACGTCTGGCGTTTTCTCATGGAACCGATCACCTACGCCAATGGTTCCACCCTGGACGATCCGGCTTTGACCTATGGGATCGTGTTTTCCAATTTCATGGACAAGGGAGTTTTCACCTATCAGGGCGGGACGGATCAGCTGATCAAAAAAATGAAAAAGGAGCTGCTGAAAAACGGGGTTGAAATCCGTAACCACTGCTTGGTTGAGAAGATCCTCATAGAGGACCGTGCTGTTCAAGGGGTGAGGATCAATGGAAAGAATATCGGTTGTAACACGGTTCTCTCCAACTCCAACCTGCTGAACACCGTGCACCGGTTAGCGGGGGATGAAAACTTCACTCCCGAATTCATTGAAGAAGTGAAAAAAGTCCGCCTGAATAATTCGAGTTGTCAGGTGTATATGGGAATCAGAAAGGGAGAAAAAATCGATTACCGGGGAGACCTTCTGTTTTCGTCCGATGCGGACGAATACAATACGGAAAAGATTTTGAGTCAAGATGTCACCAGCCGCACGTTTTCTTTTTATTACCCCGAGATTCGGCCAGGCACCGGCCGCTATTCCATTGTCGCTTCCACCAACGCGAAGTACGACGACTGGGCGCATCTGGATGAAAAAAACTACCAGATAGAAAAGAACCGTCTGATTGAAAACACCCTGAACTCCCTTGAAAAATACCTCCCGGGTGTCCGGAAAAAAATCGACCATGTGGAAGCGGCCACGCCAAAAACGTTCAAGCGCTATACTCTGCACCCAAGCGGGACTTCTTTTGGAACCAAGTTTGAAGGATTGAAAATCAGCCGCGATTTGCCCAAACAAATAAGCGGATTGTTTCATTCCGGATCGGTGGGGATCATCATGTCCGGCTGGCTGGGTGCGGCCAATTATGGCGTCATCGTAGCCAACGAGGTGGACAAGTTTGTCCGCTCCATGGAATCCAAAAAAGAATTGATCTCAGCATCCGTTTGA
- the crtI gene encoding phytoene dehydrogenase, with product MRYDALIIGSGLSGLAAGIRLALFDKKVCIVEKHVEVGGLNSFYMRKNRTFDVGLHAMTNYTPKGVRRSPLGKLLKQLRFRHEDFQLCPQQMSEIRFPEKSLRFSNDFEFLKQEVAEQFPGQIDGFLKLVRKIEEFDELSLDGDTRTSTLEVLKSHISDPLLIDMLCCPIMYYGNARERDMDFYQFVIMFKSIFMEGFAKPLKGMRFLLSLLVEKYKMLGGELRMGAEVESIDADQGQVRSVTLKDGECIAADTVISSMGTVETLRRCQPVEPEEEQWPVGQLSFMESIFVLDREPRELGYDKSIVFFSTRPRFEYRVPDELIDVTSGVLCCSNNFDYPKPLSDGILRLTNLASAKLWNEPSRKEYVQAKKECRARALQSLFTFFPDFSDSVVFLDAFTPKTIHKYTGHLNGAVYGSPRKIKNGVTPVKNLFICGTDQGFLGIVGATLSGISMANLHVLQKAVEP from the coding sequence ATGCGTTACGATGCTTTGATTATAGGGTCCGGTTTGTCCGGACTGGCGGCGGGGATTCGCCTGGCGCTTTTCGACAAAAAGGTGTGTATCGTCGAAAAGCACGTGGAGGTGGGGGGGTTGAACTCCTTTTATATGCGTAAAAACAGGACGTTTGATGTGGGTCTCCATGCCATGACCAACTACACTCCCAAGGGTGTAAGGCGCTCTCCTCTCGGCAAATTGCTCAAACAACTGCGCTTTCGTCACGAAGACTTCCAGCTATGTCCGCAACAGATGTCGGAAATCCGTTTTCCGGAAAAATCCCTGCGTTTTTCTAATGATTTTGAATTTTTAAAACAGGAGGTGGCGGAGCAGTTTCCCGGTCAAATCGATGGTTTTCTAAAACTGGTTCGAAAAATCGAAGAATTTGATGAGCTTTCGTTGGACGGGGATACTAGAACCTCCACACTGGAAGTGTTGAAAAGCCATATCTCCGATCCCCTGCTGATCGATATGTTGTGCTGTCCGATCATGTATTACGGAAACGCCCGGGAACGCGATATGGACTTTTATCAATTCGTCATCATGTTTAAAAGTATCTTCATGGAAGGCTTCGCCAAGCCTTTGAAGGGCATGCGGTTTCTTCTCTCCCTTCTGGTGGAAAAATACAAAATGTTGGGTGGGGAACTCAGGATGGGGGCGGAGGTGGAGTCGATTGACGCCGATCAGGGACAGGTGCGGTCAGTGACGTTGAAGGACGGAGAGTGCATTGCCGCCGATACGGTGATTTCATCGATGGGAACGGTGGAAACGCTCAGGCGGTGCCAGCCCGTAGAGCCGGAGGAGGAACAATGGCCGGTAGGACAGTTGTCGTTTATGGAATCCATATTCGTTCTCGACCGGGAGCCAAGGGAACTGGGGTACGATAAAAGCATCGTTTTTTTCAGCACCCGGCCGCGGTTTGAATACCGCGTTCCGGATGAATTGATCGACGTGACCAGCGGGGTTTTGTGCTGTTCCAACAATTTTGATTACCCCAAGCCGCTTTCCGACGGCATCCTCAGGTTGACCAATCTCGCCAGCGCCAAACTATGGAACGAGCCTTCTCGAAAGGAATATGTCCAGGCAAAAAAAGAATGCCGGGCCCGGGCGCTTCAGTCGCTTTTTACATTTTTCCCCGATTTTAGTGATTCTGTGGTATTTTTAGACGCGTTTACGCCCAAGACGATCCATAAATACACGGGGCATTTGAACGGTGCGGTTTACGGATCTCCAAGGAAAATAAAGAATGGCGTGACGCCGGTAAAAAATCTGTTCATTTGCGGGACGGATCAGGGATTTCTGGGAATCGTCGGCGCCACCTTGAGCGGTATTTCCATGGCAAACCTGCATGTTCTGCAGAAGGCCGTCGAGCCTTAA